In Flavobacterium sp. 83, the genomic window AGCCCGAAAATTCAATTTAATTTTCGGGTTATTTTTTTATGTAGAGAGAAGAAAGCAATTTATTGTTAATTCAAGTAAATTTCTTTAAATTTGCGGGGCCTTAATCCAGCTGTCGTATCAAGCTTTTTCTCGAAAATGCTTTTTTCTAAGCCCTTAAAAGAGCTTCCTGCGGTCGCTTTTTAACGGCAAGAAAAAATACATTTTCTCCTAAAAAGGCTTTTCACTATCATCTGGGGCATTAAAAAATAATCAGTTTGCATTTTTAGTTTTTAGATCCAAAAGCAAATTTTAAATTAAATAGTAGTATGAGTTTATCAGTACAAATCATGGACGAAATGAAAACCGCCATGAGAGCCAAAGATACAGTTGCATTAGAAGCCTTAAGAGCTATAAAATCTGAAATCCTATTAGCGCAGACCGCGTCAGGATCAAAAGAAGAAATAACAGAAGATGACGAGGTTAAATTACTTCAGCGATTGGTAAAAACACGTAAAGAAAGTGCCAGAATTTTTACAGAGCAAAATCGTTTGGATCTAGCTGAACCAGAATTAGCACAAATTGCAGTAATCGAAAAATTCTTACCAGCACAATTAAGTGAAGCAGAAGTAGAAGCAGTAATTGCAAAAATAATTGCAGAAACTGGTGCCTCTGGAATTGCATCAATGGGGAAAGTAATGGGAATAGCTGCAGCACAATTAGGAGGAACAGCCGAAGGAAAAACTATTTCTACAATAGTAAAAAAACTATTGACATAAATTTTATGATTTAAGATTAACGATTTTAAATCACAAATCTAAAATCACAAATCTAAAATCGTTAATCAAATGGCTGCGTAGTTCAACTGGATAGAATATCAGATTTCGACTCTGAGGGTTGCAGGTTCGAACCCTGTCGCGGCCACTGAATATTGTAAAAGCCTGTAAAATTTTTATTTTACAGGCTTTTTTGTATTTAATAAAGAATAAGATCGTCAATAAATTGGTCTAGATGTTAGCTTATTAAATGATTTTAGACATGAATAGCTTTAGGTGTTTAGCAGCCGAATCTTCTTTAATTTAAAATTCTGTATTTAATATGTATATTGTCTAAATGTCATTTGTGAAAAATAGGGAAATGTTATGGGTGTTTAAAACTCAATTAAGGAACTATTTCTTTTTTCCTATAATTAATTTGCATTTTTTTGTTATACTTTTAAAAAGTTTTTAAAACAGTAATGATATGTTTTTTTTATATTTGTTTTAAAATTACTGGAGAATATCATTAAAAAAATATTTTCAACTCAGTCTCTTCATATTCCTAATTTAGGTATATTATCTAAAATAGTTGACTATTTCTATACTTTTGACTATAAACTAAATTGTTAGCATTAATTAGCTAATAATATACTATAACCAACCAATCTAATCATGATAAGAAGTATCTTTTTTATACTGCTTTTAAGTTTCGTTTTAATACAGAGTTCTTGTAATTCATCAGACAAAGATAAAAGTAAAATTTCTATAGGATTTTCGCAGTGTGTTGGGAGTGACATTTGGCGGGTCTCAATGAATCATGCGATGCAAGTAGAAGCCTCGCTTCATCCTGAAATTGATTTGACTATTTACAATGCTAATAGGAAAGCGAGTAAGCAAATTAGTGATATTCAGAAATTTATTGACAAAAAAGTAGATGTTATTATAATTTCCCCTTTTGAATCAGATTCAATTGTTCCAGTAATTGAGGAAGCAGAATCTAAAGGTATTCCAGTTATTATAATGGATAGAAAAGCAAATACTTCAGGCTATACAACTTATTTAGGGGCAGATAATCTTGAAGTTGGTCGATTGGCAGGAAAACATATTGTTTCTAGTTCTCATGGAGATGCTACTGTGATTGAAATAAATGGAGACTACACTTCAACACCCGGTATAGAGAGGAGTATGGGTTTTAAACAGATTGTTAATCAATATCCTGGTATTAAGGTTTTTACTATAGAAGCGGATGACTTTGGACATCCTAGAGAAAATTATAGTAAACTGTTAGATAGTTTGCACGATATTGATTTTGTATATTCATTTAACGATCTTATTGCTTACAATGCTTGGAAGATTGCAAAGAATAAAAAAGTTGATAAAAATATAAAATTTATAGGTGTTGACGGCCAAAATGGTCCTTTGGGAGGTATTCAATTAGTAAAAGATAAGATTTTAGATGCAACGGTTTTATATCCCACAGGAGGGAGCGAAGCTATTAAGTTGGCATTGAAAATAGCTAATAAAGAGATTGTCCCTAAAAATAACAAACTCAATACCACATTAATTGATTCTCTTAATGCAGATATTATGAGCAATCAATTTGATAAGATAACAATTCAACAATCTGATATTGAGCAACAACAGAGCGTTATCAGAAGTCAAGAAGAGAAATACTCCGGTCAGAGCAATCTTTTAAAACTTTTATTTTTTCTATTTATATTGGCACTAGGTTTAGCTTTTTTCAGTATTTATTCCCGTATAACAATAAGTCGTAAAAAGATTGAATTAGAAGAGAGAAATAAAAAAATTAAAAGCCAAAGAAATGAAATTAAAAAGTATTCAGAAGAATTAAAACAAAGTAATGAAGCTCGTTTGAGTTTTTTTATGGGATTATCTCATGAATTTAAAACGCCTTTGACTTTAATTTTAAGTTCTGTCGAATCTTTGGGCAGTGAACTCAAAACCAAAGGGAGTTCAGTAAATAAAGAAATTAATTTGATGTATAATAATTCCAGAAGGTTGCTCCGACTAATCAATCAATTATTGGATTACAGAAAAGTAGAAGATAAAAAATTTATATTAAGAGCTTCAAATACTAATTTATTAGATTTTTCAAAAAGTATTATTATAGATTTTGAAAGAGAAGCAAAAAAGCTTAATATAGATTTCTCCTTGGTTTCAAATAATCCTGAACTTGAGGTATATATTGATCGTAATTTAATGGATAAAGTCTATTTTAATTTATTATCAAATGCTTTTAAATTTACCCCTGAAAATGGTAAAATAACAATAAAAATAAGAGAAGATAAAACTAATAATGTAGTTAAAATTTCATTTAAAGATTCAGGAATAGGAATCCCGGAAAACGAATTAAATCAAGTTTTTAATGCCTTTTACCAGGGGTCGAATAATTATAGAAATAGCTCAGGAGTTGGTTTGCATTTGTCAAAAAGTTTTATTGATTTGCATAAGGGAACAGTAGAAATTATTTCTAAAAATGGGACTGAATTTATAATAACATTGCAGTTAGGAAAAGCACATCTTGACGAAAAGAATATTCTAAAGAATCCGGTTTTAGAAATAATTAATCAAACAGATTATTTAGATGAAGAAGTGATTCAAAGTTCAGAGTCCAAAACTAATGAGGATAAATATTCTGTTTTGTATATCGAAGATAATAAGGATTTGTCTGATTTTATTTCAAATAAATTGTCTGTAGAGTATAATGTGTATACCTCTAATGGATTTGATGCTATTGAACAATCTTTGGAAATAATACCAGATGTTATTATTTGTGATTTGAACTTACCTGGAAAAAACGGTTTTGAAATATGTCAAATTTTAAAGAAAGACCTTAGAACTTCACATATTCCAGTTTTGATACTGACCGCCTCAGATGATCCGGATTCTTATTTAAAAGCATTAGAGAGTGGTGCTGATTTATTTTTGACAAAACCATTTAATTTAAAAGTGTTGTCTCAATCTGTAAAAGGATTGCTTTTTAATAGAGAGAAACTTCGATTTTATTATACCAATAATATTTTAAACATTGAGGATGGCGATTTTGGTGTTTCTGAACAAGATTTTCTGAGAAAGTTGAATGATCTTATTGAAAAAAACTTCGATAATTCGGCTTACACTGTTGAAGATCTTGCACGAAGTTTAACTATTTCTCGGGTACAATTGTATCGAAAAGTGAAAGCTATATTAGGAATTAGTGTCAGTGACCATATAAATAATATGCGATTAGATAAATCAAAGGAGCTGCTGAAAAAGTCAGAATTAAACATTTCAGAAATTGCCTATGCAGTGGGTTTCTCTTCACCAAATTATTTTTCAACTTCCTTTAAAAATAAATTTGGAGTTACACCTAAAGAATATAAAAGTAAAAAGTAGATTATTTTCTATGGAACCATTTTATTTCTAATAAAAATAGCGTAACATAATTGTACTTTATGTAACATAAGAGCAACTACAACGAAGTAGTTGTTTTTATGTTTTATGTGTAATTATCTCATATATAGATAATTAGTTTTTTCTAAATAATTTTTAGATGCATTGAATGAAAAAGAAACATCCTCGAGATAAAAGCTGAATTTTTACGAATATATTAGTAATTCAATTTAATTTTTTTAATTGATTATAAATTACCTCTGTAAAAAAGTCAGAGAACGATTAATTATTATTTAATCAAATAATACGGA contains:
- a CDS encoding substrate-binding domain-containing protein — its product is MIRSIFFILLLSFVLIQSSCNSSDKDKSKISIGFSQCVGSDIWRVSMNHAMQVEASLHPEIDLTIYNANRKASKQISDIQKFIDKKVDVIIISPFESDSIVPVIEEAESKGIPVIIMDRKANTSGYTTYLGADNLEVGRLAGKHIVSSSHGDATVIEINGDYTSTPGIERSMGFKQIVNQYPGIKVFTIEADDFGHPRENYSKLLDSLHDIDFVYSFNDLIAYNAWKIAKNKKVDKNIKFIGVDGQNGPLGGIQLVKDKILDATVLYPTGGSEAIKLALKIANKEIVPKNNKLNTTLIDSLNADIMSNQFDKITIQQSDIEQQQSVIRSQEEKYSGQSNLLKLLFFLFILALGLAFFSIYSRITISRKKIELEERNKKIKSQRNEIKKYSEELKQSNEARLSFFMGLSHEFKTPLTLILSSVESLGSELKTKGSSVNKEINLMYNNSRRLLRLINQLLDYRKVEDKKFILRASNTNLLDFSKSIIIDFEREAKKLNIDFSLVSNNPELEVYIDRNLMDKVYFNLLSNAFKFTPENGKITIKIREDKTNNVVKISFKDSGIGIPENELNQVFNAFYQGSNNYRNSSGVGLHLSKSFIDLHKGTVEIISKNGTEFIITLQLGKAHLDEKNILKNPVLEIINQTDYLDEEVIQSSESKTNEDKYSVLYIEDNKDLSDFISNKLSVEYNVYTSNGFDAIEQSLEIIPDVIICDLNLPGKNGFEICQILKKDLRTSHIPVLILTASDDPDSYLKALESGADLFLTKPFNLKVLSQSVKGLLFNREKLRFYYTNNILNIEDGDFGVSEQDFLRKLNDLIEKNFDNSAYTVEDLARSLTISRVQLYRKVKAILGISVSDHINNMRLDKSKELLKKSELNISEIAYAVGFSSPNYFSTSFKNKFGVTPKEYKSKK
- a CDS encoding GatB/YqeY domain-containing protein; protein product: MSLSVQIMDEMKTAMRAKDTVALEALRAIKSEILLAQTASGSKEEITEDDEVKLLQRLVKTRKESARIFTEQNRLDLAEPELAQIAVIEKFLPAQLSEAEVEAVIAKIIAETGASGIASMGKVMGIAAAQLGGTAEGKTISTIVKKLLT